The Stutzerimonas stutzeri DNA window ACGACACCCTGATGCAGCTGCCGCTATTCCCCTACATGGAGATCGAGGTCAACGCGCTGTGCCGCCACCCATCCTCGATTCGTGACGACGACCGCTGATTCCGTCCGAACTGGGGTCCGCACCGATCGCTGAACCCGTGCAACGACAATTACAAAACGAGGCCTGAGCCATGACTGTGAAAATCTCCCACACCAACGACGTGCAGCAGTTCTTCAAGGAAGCCAGCGGCTTCAACAACGACGCGGGTAGCAGCCGCCTGAAGACGGTGATCAACCGCGTCCTGACGGACACCGCAAGGATCATCGAAGACCTGGAAATCACCCAGGACGAGTTCTGGAAGGCGGTGGACTACATCAACCGTCTCGGCGGTCGCCACGAAGCCGGCTTGCTGGTCGCCGGACTCGGACTGGAGCATTACCTCGACCTGCTGCAGGACGCCAAGGACGAACAGGAAGGACTGGTCGGCGGCACCCCGCGCACCATCGAAGGTCCGCTGTACGTCGCCGGCGCGCCAATCGCTCAGGGCATCGCGCGCATGGATGACGGTAGCGAAGACGATGTCGCCACTGTGATGTTCCTGCAAGGCCGTGTCTTCGATCCGAGCGGCAAGCCGTTGGCCGGTGCGGTGGTCGATCTGTGGCACGCCAACACCAAGGGCAATTATTCCTACTTCGACAAGAGCCAGTCCGAGTACAACCTGCGCCGTCGTATCGTCACCGACGAGAACGGCTATTACCGCGCGCGCAGCATCGTGCCGTCCGGCTATGGCTGCTCGCCCGACGGCCCGACCCAGGAAGTGCTGGACATGCTCGGTCGCCACGGCCAGCGCCCGGCGCATATTCATTTCTTCATCTCCGCGCCCGGTCATCGTCACCTGACCACGCAGATCAACCTGGCGGGTGACAAGTACCTCTGGGACGACTTCGCCTACGCCACGCGCGATGGTCTGGTCGGCGACATCCGCTTCATCGACGATGCCGAAGCCGCACGTGCACGGGGCGTGCAGGGTCGTTTCGCCGAAGTGGATTTCGACTTCCAGCTGCAGAAGGCGCCGGCCCCGCAAGCCGAGCAGCGCAGCAAGCGCCCACGCGCGCTCCAGCAAGCCTGAGGGTTACCGCGGTGTCCGGTATTAGCCGGGCACCGCGGTGCTGCACCGGTAATGCAGCCGCTTCATTCATAACAAGAGTGATCCGGGCATCGACCACGGATCGCCAGGCCTGTCTTGCGAGGCGACATGAAAGCTCTGATGAAAGACTTCTCGCTCTCCGCCGTGGTCGCCGGTTTCATCGCGACCGTGATTTCCTACGCCGGTCCGCTGGTGATCATCTTCCAGGCCGCCAAGGCCGGGGGCATGCCGCACGAGGTGCTCTCGTCCTGGGTCTGGACCATCTCCATCGGTAGCGGCGTGCTCGGCATTCTGCTCAGTGTGCGCTACCGGGTTCCCATCATCATCGCCTGGTCGGCACCGGGCTCGGCGCTGCTGGTAAGCATGTTGCCGGATATCACGCTGAACGAGGCGGTCGGCGCCTATATCGTCAGCAGTGTGGTGGTGCTGCTGGTAGGGCTGTCCGGCGCGTTCGACCGGATCATCAATCGCCTGCCGGCCGCCATCGCCGCGGGCATGCTGGCCGGTATCCTGTTCCGTTTCGGTACCGGGCTGTTCGTCTCGGTCAAGGAACAGCCCTGGCTGGTGCTGGCGATGTTCGGCACCTATCTGCTGTTCAAGCGTGCCTTGCCCCGTTACGCCGTGCTCGCCGTGCTGGTGGTCGGTGTGACGATCACCATCGCCTCGGGTGAGTTGCGCAGTGATGCACTGGTCATCGGGCTGGCGACGCCGGTATGGATCGCCCCGGAGTTCAGCTGGCAGGTCATCCTCAATATCGCCTTTCCGCTGGTGATGGTGGCGCTGACTGGACAGTTCGTGCCTGGCATGGCGGTGCTGCGCAACGACGGCTACGAGACGCCGGCCAGTCCGCTGATCAGCAGCAGCGCTCTGGGTTCGCTGCTGCTGGCGCCGTTCGGCTGTCACGGATTGAACCTGGCGGCGATCACGGCGGCGATCTGCACGGGCCGGGAGTCGCACGAGGATCCGTCCAAGCGTTACGTCGCGGGTGTTTCCGGCGGTGTCTTGTATCTGCTGCTGGGCATCTTCGGGGCGACGCTGGTCTCGATCTTCACCGCGTTCCCGGCCGCCTTGATCGCCGCCCTGGCCGGGCTGGCGCTGTTAGCGGCCATAGGCGGGGCATTGAGCGCGGCAATGGCCGTGCCCGCCGACCGTGAGGCGGCCTTGATCACTTTCCTAGTCACCGCCTCGGGAATGTCCTTCCTAGGCCTATCGGCAGCGTTCTGGGGGCTGATCTTTGGCATCGCCGCGCACCTGTTGCTCAGCCTGCGCAAGCCGGCACCAGCAGTGGCGGTCGGTCGCAAGGAACAGCCGGCGCGGTGACCGGCCGACAATCGTAACGATTCACCCATAACGAGTTAGTCGCTTTCTCCGGTTGCTGCCGGGGGAACGGCTGCGTGCAACTGAAAAACAACAACAAGAGCGAGTTAGATGATGCAGAAAATATCTATTTCCCGACTCACCCTGGCCGCTGGCATGACGTCGATGATTACTCAGTCGTTCGCCGCCGACGGAGGTTTCGTCGAGGACGCGACGGCAACACTGCAGGCGCGTAATTACTATTTCAGCCGGGACTTCTCCGACATCGTCGGCGCCAATCGGCAATCGAAGGCGGAGGAGTGGGGGCAGGGGTTCATTCTCAATTTCAGATCGGGCTACACCCTTGGAGCTGTCGGCTTCGGCGTCGATGCTATCGGGCAGCTGGGAATCAAGCTCGACAGCAGCCGTGATCGCATTGGTACCGGCTTGCTCCCGGTTGGGAGCGATGGCCGCGCGCCGGATGAGTACAGCCGCATGGGGTTGGCACTCAAGGCAAAGGTGTCGAAGACCGAACTGAAGGTGGGTGAATTGCAGCCCAATCTGCCAGTGCTGACCTTTAGCGATATTCGGCTGCTTCCGCCCACCTATCAGGGCGCCAGCATTGTCTCCAGCGAATTTGATGGGTTGACGCTGCAGGCCGGCCGTTTGCGCTCGACCAGTCTGCGCAACGAGGCTGGCGACGACCGGATGCGGGCTATGCTGGGTCGAACGCCTCAGGCAGCATTCAGCGATGCCTTCAACTACGCTGGCGGCGATTACGCATTCAATGACAAGCGCACGTCCTTCGGCCTCTGGTATGCGCAGCTCGAGGACATCTATAACCAGCGCTACATAGGCCTGAAGCATAGCGAGCCGCTCGGCGACTGGACCCTGGGCGCCAATCTCGGCTACTGCGATTCACAGGCCGACGGCAGCAAGCTGGCCGGCAACGTGGATAATCAGGCTTTCTACTCGCTGCTGTCGGCGAAGCGAGGCGGGCATACCTTCTATATCGGCTATCAGGCCATGTATGGCGACAGTGCTTTTCCCCGCGTCTTCGCCAACGTCACGCCGTTGGGCAACGAGGTGCCCACCTACGAGTTCGCCGAGCGGGACGAGCGTTCCTGGCAGGCTCGCGACGACTACGATTTCGCCGCGCTCGGTTGGCCCAGTCTGGTTGCGACGGTGCGCTATATCACCAGCGATAACGTAAGCACGGGAATGGGTTTCGAAGGTACGGCGCAGGAGCGCGATCTGGACATTGGCTATACCGTGCAGAGCGGTCTGCTCAAGAATGTGGGTATCCGCCTACGCAACGTAGCGGCGCGCTCGAACTACCGCAGCGATATCGACGAGAACCGTCTGATTCTGAGCTATACGTTCACCTTGTTCTGAACTGGTTGCCCGCACCGAGCCGCTCACTCGGTGCGAAGCAATGTGGTCTGCACCAATTTCTGCAGAACCGAAATAAACGGTTGACGCCCGTTTTCAGGTGCCTATAATGCGCACCACTTCCGGTGCAGTCCTCAAGCAAAACCTCTTGAAAATCAAAAGGTTAGCTAAATAAAAAGGGTTGCACTGGTGGCGGATTCGAGTAGAATGCGCCGCGCTGGCAGGGTGGTGGTTGAGTCCTGTTGGTGGCTTCGGTCGGGTTGATCGAAAGCGGTTGAAAGAGGTGGTTGACAGCGGTTTTGGACGCTGTATGATTCGCCTCCCGCTGACGAGAGATGCAGATTGATCGAGGCGGCAAGCGGTTGAGTAGAAAAGAGATTTTCGAAAAACAGCTTGACAGTAAGAAAGGCTGCTGTAGAATGCGCGGCCTCGGTTGAGACGAAAGGCTTGATCGAAACGCTCTTTAACAACTGAATCAAGCAATTCGTGTGGGTGCTTGTGAATGTAAGACTGGTAGTCGCAAGATTATCAGCATCACAAAGCAACACTCGTTTATTCGAGAGTTACTCTTTCTAGTAAAGAGATTTGCGATTGCTGAGCCAAGTTTAGGGTTTTCTCAAAACCCAAGCAGTATTGAACTGAAGAGTTTGATCATGGCTCAGATTGAACGCTGGCGGCAGGCCTAACACATGCAAGTCGAGCGGATGAGTGGAGCTTGCTCCATGATTCAGCGGCGGACGGGTGAGTAATGCCTAGGAATCTGCCTGGTAGTGGGGGGCAACGTTTCGAAAGGAACGCTAATACCGCATACGTCCTACGGGAGAAAGTGGGGGATCTTCGGACCTCACGCTATCAGATGAGCCTAGGTCGGATTAGCTAGTTGGTGAGGTAAAGGCTCACCAAGGCGACGATCCGTAACTGGTCTGAGAGGATGATCAGTCACACTGGAACTGAGACACGGTCCAGACTCCTACGGGAGGCAGCAGTGGGGAATATTGGACAATGGGCGAAAGCCTGATCCAGCCATGCCGCGTGTGTGAAGAAGGTCTTCGGATTGTAAAGCACTTTAAGTTGGGAGGAAGGGCAGTAAGTTAATACCTTGCTGTTTTGACGTTACCAACAGAATAAGCACCGGCTAACTTCGTGCCAGCAGCCGCGGTAATACGAAGGGTGCAAGCGTTAATCGGAATTACTGGGCGTAAAGCGCGCGTAGGTGGTTCGTTAAGTTGGATGTGAAAGCCCCGGGCTCAACCTGGGAACTGCATCCAAAACTGGCGAGCTAGAGTATGGCAGAGGGTGGTGGAATTTCCTGTGTAGCGGTGAAATGCGTAGATATAGGAAGGAACACCAGTGGCGAAGGCGACCACCTGGGCTAATACTGACACTGAGGTGCGAAAGCGTGGGGAGCAAACAGGATTAGATACCCTGGTAGTCCACGCCGTAAACGATGTCGACTAGCCGTTGGGATCCTTGAGATCTTAGTGGCGCAGCTAACGCATTAAGTCGACCGCCTGGGGAGTACGGCCGCAAGGTTAAAACTCAAATGAATTGACGGGGGCCCGCACAAGCGGTGGAGCATGTGGTTTAATTCGAAGCAACGCGAAGAACCTTACCAGGCCTTGACATGCAGAGAACTTTCCAGAGATGGATTGGTGCCTTCGGGAACTCTGACACAGGTGCTGCATGGCTGTCGTCAGCTCGTGTCGTGAGATGTTGGGTTAAGTCCCGTAACGAGCGCAACCCTTGTCCTTAGTTACCAGCACGTTAAGGTGGGCACTCTAAGGAGACTGCCGGTGACAAACCGGAGGAAGGTGGGGATGACGTCAAGTCATCATGGCCCTTACGGCCTGGGCTACACACGTGCTACAATGGTCGGTACAAAGGGTTGCCAAGCCGCGAGGTGGAGCTAATCCCATAAAACCGATCGTAGTCCGGATCGCAGTCTGCAACTCGACTGCGTGAAGTCGGAATCGCTAGTAATCGTGAATCAGAATGTCACGGTGAATACGTTCCCGGGCCTTGTACAC harbors:
- a CDS encoding benzoate/H(+) symporter BenE family transporter codes for the protein MKALMKDFSLSAVVAGFIATVISYAGPLVIIFQAAKAGGMPHEVLSSWVWTISIGSGVLGILLSVRYRVPIIIAWSAPGSALLVSMLPDITLNEAVGAYIVSSVVVLLVGLSGAFDRIINRLPAAIAAGMLAGILFRFGTGLFVSVKEQPWLVLAMFGTYLLFKRALPRYAVLAVLVVGVTITIASGELRSDALVIGLATPVWIAPEFSWQVILNIAFPLVMVALTGQFVPGMAVLRNDGYETPASPLISSSALGSLLLAPFGCHGLNLAAITAAICTGRESHEDPSKRYVAGVSGGVLYLLLGIFGATLVSIFTAFPAALIAALAGLALLAAIGGALSAAMAVPADREAALITFLVTASGMSFLGLSAAFWGLIFGIAAHLLLSLRKPAPAVAVGRKEQPAR
- the catA gene encoding catechol 1,2-dioxygenase codes for the protein MTVKISHTNDVQQFFKEASGFNNDAGSSRLKTVINRVLTDTARIIEDLEITQDEFWKAVDYINRLGGRHEAGLLVAGLGLEHYLDLLQDAKDEQEGLVGGTPRTIEGPLYVAGAPIAQGIARMDDGSEDDVATVMFLQGRVFDPSGKPLAGAVVDLWHANTKGNYSYFDKSQSEYNLRRRIVTDENGYYRARSIVPSGYGCSPDGPTQEVLDMLGRHGQRPAHIHFFISAPGHRHLTTQINLAGDKYLWDDFAYATRDGLVGDIRFIDDAEAARARGVQGRFAEVDFDFQLQKAPAPQAEQRSKRPRALQQA
- a CDS encoding OprD family porin gives rise to the protein MMQKISISRLTLAAGMTSMITQSFAADGGFVEDATATLQARNYYFSRDFSDIVGANRQSKAEEWGQGFILNFRSGYTLGAVGFGVDAIGQLGIKLDSSRDRIGTGLLPVGSDGRAPDEYSRMGLALKAKVSKTELKVGELQPNLPVLTFSDIRLLPPTYQGASIVSSEFDGLTLQAGRLRSTSLRNEAGDDRMRAMLGRTPQAAFSDAFNYAGGDYAFNDKRTSFGLWYAQLEDIYNQRYIGLKHSEPLGDWTLGANLGYCDSQADGSKLAGNVDNQAFYSLLSAKRGGHTFYIGYQAMYGDSAFPRVFANVTPLGNEVPTYEFAERDERSWQARDDYDFAALGWPSLVATVRYITSDNVSTGMGFEGTAQERDLDIGYTVQSGLLKNVGIRLRNVAARSNYRSDIDENRLILSYTFTLF